The DNA sequence CGTGCTCGCTGGGTGCGTGCCCCAGCAATCGCCCACGATCGAGGGCTCCGCGTTGACCGTCGCGGTCACCGAGCCGTACACCTCTGGCAATCCAGCCACGTCCTTTGGGACGAGCGACACTAACGCGACAATCGCGTATGCGACTGGCTCGGGTTTCACCTACTTTGACGATGATTCGCAGCTTGTGCGTGACGAGTCCTTCGGCCACTTCGAGAAGGTGTCGGATGACCCCCTCGCAGTGACCTATACCGTGGCGAACGGAGTGCGCTGGTCGGACGGGTCAGCGGTGGATGCCGTCGATCTGCTCCTTGAGTGGGCCGCGACATCCGGTGCGCTCAACACTCCTGATGCGGATGCCGCCGAGAGCGTCGATCCGGAAACGGGCGCCCCCGTAGATCGGGCCGATAATCGCGTGCTGTTTGATGCGAGCGCTGCCGGAGACTCCGGAATCAGTCACGTCACTGAGATGCCGCAGATGAGCGAGGATCGGATGTCGCTCACGCTGGTATTCGATGAGCCGATCGCCAACTGGCAATCTGTGTTCTTCGGCGCCGAATCTTCGGCGAAGCCTGCGCATGTCGTGGGCACGATGGCGTTTGCGAGTGATGACTCCATTGCCGCGAAAGAGCGCGTCTTTTCGGCCATTACCGAGGGCAGCGGCAAAGACTTGGCCGCGGTCGCGCGCACCTGGAATACGGTGTTCAATTTCGACGGGATGCCCGTCAACGAGAGCCTCGTCGTGTCGAGTGGTCCCTATGTGATTACCGAGTTTGTGGCGAACCAATATTTGACGTTGCGTGCCAACGAGAATTACAGCGGCATGCGGGAGCCGACTTTTCAGGAGATCCGCGTTCGGTTTATGAGCGATCCGCTCGCGCAAGCACAAGCTCTGCTCGTGGGCGCTGTACAAGTGGCGGTACCGACGATGAATCAGGATGTTCGGAACGCTCTCGCCACCATGAATGCCACCATTGTCGATGGCACTACTGACAGTTTTGAACATCTTGACTTGCAGTTTGCGGAGTCGAAGAGCGGCGTCTTTGACGATCCGCTCGTTCGTCAAGCCTTTGTGAAAACAGTGCCCCGCACCGCGGTTGTTCAGGCGGCGGTGGGGGAGGTCTACCCCCGAGCGACTCCCCGTGATTCGTTCCTCTTTGCCCCAGGCGATCAGGGTTATCGCGGTGCGCGTGCTGCCAATGGCTCTTCTGAATTCACAGAGCCTGACATTTCAGGTGCTAAAGAATTGCTTGCCGAAGCTGGCGTCAAGAAGCCTGAAGTCTGCGTCCTCTACGACGCCGACGACGACATGCGTGCCGCTGAGTACGAGGTAATTGCCGATTCGGCAGGCTCAGCGGGGTTTGTGATGTCAGATTGCTCGAGCGAGGAATGGCGCGAAGAGCTCGGAACTCCCGGTGCTTACGATGCGGCGTTGTTTAGCTGGCAGAATCCTCGCCCTGGCGTCGGTCTTTCTGCGGCCATCTACGGCACCGACGGTTATGCCAACCTCAACTACTTCTCGGATCCCGGCGTCGATTCGCTGATTGGCGATGCGAGCAATACAGTGCTCGATGCTGAAGAACGACGCGATGCTTTGACCGAGGCGGATGCTGCGCTGTGGAGTGCCTCGTATGGATTGCCCTTATTTCAGTACCCCGCAACCATCGCGTACGACCAAGACAGGGTCGCTAACGTCTCGCTATCCTCACTGAATCCAGGCGTATGGTGGAACGTGTGGGAGTGGAAGCCCTAGTTTTTTGGGCCTCCTCAGCGGGCGGCTGCGATAAATCTTGTCAAACAGGGTAAACTGGTGGAGCAGGATACTCTGAATGATCTTCTGCGCCCTCCCAAGATCTTTACCCGGTGGCATCAGGCCGCCGATCTGCTGCCGAGAATTTCTGCGCAGCGTCTGCGGTGAAAGACCGCACAGCCTCCAATGAATTAAGGAATATTGCTATGGCTATGGCCACTCGCAGCGATTTGCGCAACGTAGCGATCGTTGCCCACGTTGACCACGGAAAGACAACCCTCGTTGACGCGATGCTTCGCCAGACGAACTCTTTCGAGGCGCACGCGCACCTCGAAGAGCGCGCGATGGACTCGAACGAGCTCGAGCGCGAAAAGGGCATCACGATTCTCGCGAAGAACACCGCGATCTCCTACAACGGCAAGTACGCCACTGAAGGTCCCATCACGATCAACGTGATCGACACCCCAGGCCACGCCGACTTCGGTGGCGAGGTTGAGCGTGGACTCAGCATGGTCGACGGCGTTGTACTGCTCGTTGACGCAAGTGAGGGCCCGCTTCCGCAGACCCGCTTCGTGCTCCGTAAGGCACTCGAGGCCAAGCTTCCTGTCATCCTCTTGGTCAACAAGACTGACCGCCCCGATGCGCGCATCGACGAGGTTGTTGCCGAGAGCCAAGACCTCCTGCTTGGTCTTGCTAGCGACATGGCAGATGACGTTCCCGACCTCGACTTGGACGCCATTCTTGACGTCCCGATCGTTTACGCTTCGGGCCGCGCCGGCGCTGCAAGCTGGAACAAGCCCGAGAATGGCACGCTGCCAGATAACGAAGACCTCGAGCCGCTGTTCGACGCGATCCTCAAGCACGTTCCTGCTCCGTCCTACGACGACGAGCACCCCCTGCAGGCGTGGGTCACCAACCTCGACTCCTCGCCGTTCCTCGGCCGTCTTGCTCTTCTGCGTGTCTTCAACGGCACGATCAAGAAGGGCCAGACTGTTGCCTGGGTCAAGCACGATGGAAGCGTCGCAAACGTGCGCGTCACCGAGCTCATGATCACGAAGGCTCTCGACCGTTACCCGGCCGAAAGCGCTGGCCCCGGCGACATCGTCGCTGTCGCCGGTTTCGAGGACATCTTCATTGGTGAAACCCTCTGTGACCCCAACGATGTTCGTCCGTTGCCGACCATCACGGTTGACGACCCCGCGATCTCGATGACCATCGGAACCAACACCTCGCCGGTCATCGGCAAGGTCAAGGGCCACAAGCTCACCGCTCGCATGGTCAAGGACCGTCTTGACCGCGAACTCGTCGGTAACGTCTCTCTCAAGCTCGTCGACATCGGTCGTCCGGACGCGTGGGAAGTTCAGGGTCGTGGAGAGCTTGCTCTCGCCATCCTCGTTGAGCAGATGCGTCGCGAAGGCTTTGAGCTCACCGTTGGTAAGCCCCAGGTTGTTATCAAGAAGGTAGACGGCAAGGTTCACGAGCCTTTCGAACACCTCACGATCGATGCTCCTGAGGAATACCTCGGTGCGATCACTCAGCTCCTTGCTGCTCGCAAGGGCCGCATGGAAGGCATGAGTAACCACGGCACCGGCTGGGTTCGCATGGAATTCATCGTTCCGTCGCGTGGACTCATCGGTTTCCGCACCGAATTCATGACCATCACCCGTGGTGCTGGTATCGCCAACGCTGTCTCGCACGGTTACGAGCCCTGGGCTGGCGAGATCCTCACCCGCGTCAATGGCTCGATCGTTGCCGACCGCGCCGGTGTAGCTACTCCGTTCGCGATGGTTGCTCTGCAGGAGCGCATGTCGTTCTTCGTGGAGCCCACGCAGGAGGTCTACGAAGGAATGGTTGTCGGCGAGAACTCACGTGCCGACGACATGGACGTCAACATCACCAAGGAAAAGCAGCTCACCAACATGCGCCAGTCGACCTCGGACTCGTTCGAGCGTATGACTCCGTCGCGCAAACTCACGTTGGAAGAGTGCCTTGAGTTTGCTCGTGAAGATGAGTGTGTTGAGGTAACACCTGAGTTCGTGCGAATCCGCAAGGTAGAGCTCGACGCCAACGCTCGCGCACGCAGCACCTCGCGCATGAAGAAGCAAAACGCCTAACCTTTCTTCTCGCAGCGGGCTCACATGAGTCCGCGATCTGCGCGGAGTACGATGCAGCTACGGTCATCCTGATCGTGGCTGCATCGTTGGTTAACCACCAATTCAGTCGCCCCGCCGCGTCACTTCTGGAGTAGTCATGTTGAGCGCCCGCCGCAGTGTTAGCGCATCTTTCGCCCTCGTTCTGGCGCTGGCCATTACGCCTGCGCTCTCGGGATGTTTCGGTGACAACCCCATCGGCGGCATCGTAGAACAAGCTACGGGCGGAAAAGTGAGTCTCGGCGGCGATGAGATTCCCGAAGGGTTCCCCAGCGCTGTGCCGCTGGCTGATGGCGAAGTGCAGTTTGGTATCGCCGCTGGCGATGGAGACAGCCGCGGCTACAACGTCACCATGTTGACGGGCGCAGATTCGCCCCTCGAGGCAATCGAGGCTCAATTTGCGGATGCCGGCTACGAGTCACAAGTGCAAGCGAGCGGTGCGGACGGTGTCGGTTCGGTTCTCTTTTCGAACGACTCTTGGAACGTCGTTGTGCTCGTCGCCACGACAGACGACGGGTTCACCGCGAACTACACCGTCGCTCCCGCGTCAATGGGG is a window from the Salinibacterium sp. NK8237 genome containing:
- a CDS encoding ABC transporter family substrate-binding protein, with translation MSATRITATLAVAATAILVLAGCVPQQSPTIEGSALTVAVTEPYTSGNPATSFGTSDTNATIAYATGSGFTYFDDDSQLVRDESFGHFEKVSDDPLAVTYTVANGVRWSDGSAVDAVDLLLEWAATSGALNTPDADAAESVDPETGAPVDRADNRVLFDASAAGDSGISHVTEMPQMSEDRMSLTLVFDEPIANWQSVFFGAESSAKPAHVVGTMAFASDDSIAAKERVFSAITEGSGKDLAAVARTWNTVFNFDGMPVNESLVVSSGPYVITEFVANQYLTLRANENYSGMREPTFQEIRVRFMSDPLAQAQALLVGAVQVAVPTMNQDVRNALATMNATIVDGTTDSFEHLDLQFAESKSGVFDDPLVRQAFVKTVPRTAVVQAAVGEVYPRATPRDSFLFAPGDQGYRGARAANGSSEFTEPDISGAKELLAEAGVKKPEVCVLYDADDDMRAAEYEVIADSAGSAGFVMSDCSSEEWREELGTPGAYDAALFSWQNPRPGVGLSAAIYGTDGYANLNYFSDPGVDSLIGDASNTVLDAEERRDALTEADAALWSASYGLPLFQYPATIAYDQDRVANVSLSSLNPGVWWNVWEWKP
- the typA gene encoding translational GTPase TypA — protein: MAMATRSDLRNVAIVAHVDHGKTTLVDAMLRQTNSFEAHAHLEERAMDSNELEREKGITILAKNTAISYNGKYATEGPITINVIDTPGHADFGGEVERGLSMVDGVVLLVDASEGPLPQTRFVLRKALEAKLPVILLVNKTDRPDARIDEVVAESQDLLLGLASDMADDVPDLDLDAILDVPIVYASGRAGAASWNKPENGTLPDNEDLEPLFDAILKHVPAPSYDDEHPLQAWVTNLDSSPFLGRLALLRVFNGTIKKGQTVAWVKHDGSVANVRVTELMITKALDRYPAESAGPGDIVAVAGFEDIFIGETLCDPNDVRPLPTITVDDPAISMTIGTNTSPVIGKVKGHKLTARMVKDRLDRELVGNVSLKLVDIGRPDAWEVQGRGELALAILVEQMRREGFELTVGKPQVVIKKVDGKVHEPFEHLTIDAPEEYLGAITQLLAARKGRMEGMSNHGTGWVRMEFIVPSRGLIGFRTEFMTITRGAGIANAVSHGYEPWAGEILTRVNGSIVADRAGVATPFAMVALQERMSFFVEPTQEVYEGMVVGENSRADDMDVNITKEKQLTNMRQSTSDSFERMTPSRKLTLEECLEFAREDECVEVTPEFVRIRKVELDANARARSTSRMKKQNA